The genomic window CTCTCCGACATCCCCAGAGCCACCAGCCGGTGCGACGTGTGGTCGCGCCCCCCGACCGAGATCGAGCGGCCCGAGAGGGCCCGCGAGGCGGTCACCAGCAGAGTGTCAAAGATCGGGACGCCCAGGGCCAGTACCGGAATCGCCAGGATGCCGAACAGGTTCGAGGCCTGCTCCCACGATCCCAGGATCGTCGTGCAGGCGAGAGTGAAGCCCAGGAACAGGCTGCCACAGTCCCCCATGAAGATCCGGGCGGGATTGAAATTGAAGATCAGGAAGCCGAGCGTCGCGCCCAGGACCGCCAGCGAGAGCACCGAAATCTCCGGCAGCCCCTGAATGAGCGAGAAGACGAAGGTTGTCAGGGAGGAGATGGCGGCGACGCCGGCCGACAGACCGTCCATGTTGTCCAGGAGATTGGCGGCATTGGTGATGCCGATGATCCACAGCAGCGTCAGGAAGAGGTTGAGGAATGGATTGGGGATCAGGTCGAACTTCAGGCCCGCATAGATCACCACGCAGGCGGCCAGAACCTCGCCGAGGAATTTCGTGGAAGGCTTGATCTGCAGGATGTCGTCGATGATGCCGAGGAGGAACACCAGCGTGCCGCCGATGAGAACCCCGACGGTTTCCTGCCCCAGCTCGGCGAAGCAGAGGACCGCGGCGGTCACGCCGCAGTAGAGCGCAATCCCTCCCATCAGCGGCGTGGGACGCGCATTCCAACGATCGGCTTTCGGCTTGGAGACGTACCCGAGGCGGGTCGCGGAGCGGATCACGATCGGAGTCAGGGCCGTGCAGACCCCGAATGCGACCAGCAAGGCCCCTATGGAAACCATACTTTCCCGCCGGGCCCCTCGAGGCGCAACCCGGCGCCGCTCCCCCTCTCTCGACGCAAGTGCTTATTGTGCGCGGATTTCAGGCCTTAATATACGCTACTTCCTCTCGTATTCAATGACTTTTTCGA from Candidatus Polarisedimenticolia bacterium includes these protein-coding regions:
- a CDS encoding MraY family glycosyltransferase; this translates as MLVAFGVCTALTPIVIRSATRLGYVSKPKADRWNARPTPLMGGIALYCGVTAAVLCFAELGQETVGVLIGGTLVFLLGIIDDILQIKPSTKFLGEVLAACVVIYAGLKFDLIPNPFLNLFLTLLWIIGITNAANLLDNMDGLSAGVAAISSLTTFVFSLIQGLPEISVLSLAVLGATLGFLIFNFNPARIFMGDCGSLFLGFTLACTTILGSWEQASNLFGILAIPVLALGVPIFDTLLVTASRALSGRSISVGGRDHTSHRLVALGMSERKAVVSLYLLCGALGSIAIFGVLFNLVVSGLITTISIIVLAVFGLYLGQRQVYRYAPHDGVEAADARESRFYDRFIQHKTRILEVVIDLCVISVAFLMSY